In Bacteroidales bacterium, the following proteins share a genomic window:
- a CDS encoding T9SS type A sorting domain-containing protein has translation MKKLILLLLILTKITNLSYSQVTYFNYFDYSSHWGEFDHLWGSGDYYVEYYFKGDTLINGNWYYKLYRYQKDTIDTIKHFNYYGGIREDSLKRIYFVNTAHINEHLLYDFNLSIGDTVFGTPCILTSIDTFYFGANLRKIYHFNNLNDTASTEYEGIGKATDLLDAFYGLPCATGHEGVCRLVCYSNKDGYKQFISSHICRLSAKVEENYIENKINIYPIPSNDELIIEIPRLIRENFLTICNIKGQELMRQQIKDSKTQINISNLTSGIYFVKLITDKTVEVRKILKE, from the coding sequence TTATTAATTTTAACTAAAATAACAAACCTTTCTTATTCACAGGTAACTTATTTTAATTATTTTGATTATTCTTCACACTGGGGTGAATTTGATCATTTATGGGGTTCTGGGGATTATTATGTTGAATATTATTTTAAAGGTGATACTTTAATAAATGGGAATTGGTATTATAAATTATACAGGTATCAAAAAGACACAATAGATACTATTAAGCATTTCAATTATTATGGAGGAATTCGTGAAGATTCTCTTAAAAGAATTTATTTTGTTAATACTGCTCATATCAACGAACATTTATTGTATGATTTTAATTTATCTATTGGGGATACTGTTTTTGGAACCCCATGCATATTAACTAGCATTGATACATTTTATTTTGGTGCAAATCTTAGAAAAATTTATCATTTTAATAATTTAAATGATACAGCTAGTACAGAATACGAAGGAATTGGAAAAGCAACAGATCTTTTAGACGCTTTTTATGGGTTGCCATGCGCAACTGGTCATGAAGGAGTTTGTAGGTTGGTTTGTTATTCTAATAAAGACGGCTATAAACAATTTATATCTTCACATATTTGTCGATTATCTGCAAAAGTTGAAGAGAACTACATTGAAAACAAAATAAATATATATCCAATACCTTCAAATGATGAATTAATAATTGAAATTCCACGACTGATAAGAGAAAACTTTTTAACAATTTGCAATATAAAAGGACAGGAATTAATGAGACAACAAATAAAAGACAGCAAGACACAAATTAACATTAGTAACTTGACGAGTGGAATATATTTTGTGAAGCTTATTACCGACAAGACAGTTGAAGTAAGAAAGATACTAAAAGAGTAA